tcttcactattcatgggccacactgtacttttcatctcatcttttaactaagagacaacacatgcaaccctccatctcttaaccatctcatcccttaactattcattcaatttcattttttatttttattttcaacaaattcaattaataaaaacatacttcattaaataacCTTGCGgtggcttcctcccggttacgatggatgtaagcccgggatcgcctttgaggcgccgcggcttcctcctcccgacgtcgatcttctgctagcgattcttccattattcgatgcatttgctcaaatggatctatgaatggattaaatttgggagaagaataatgttttgagatgaagaatgtagagtgtttgagtgaaaatagagagtttttttttgtggattaaTTTGTAGGAATgatgatatttatagaagtgattggaggcttaaaaaaattaaaaaaaaaataaagaatttgtaaaaacagctataaacggctagtataattttgggatttttttttattttttgaattttttctgaattttaaaaaaaataataataaaaaatacattttcaacgGAAATAAATAACGTctactcgcgggccggcgagtgggcgtcacgaaCGAACCgcagctcgccacgtcgccaacgcgcgtggcgagacagctcgccaaGTGTCTCTCCGCGACGAGTTACAGGACgagctggggacgagacggagcccgcaacgctgtctcgctgccgtctcgtctctccgagacgagatagggaccgcaacgagacgcgttgcggatgccctaactcaaaattaatttattttaattaaactcCAATACACCAAAGATTTCTCGTTGTTGAGAACGGGGGGTAAATCAAACTTTTTGTCAAACTCTAGGTTTTGGAAAGACACCATAAATTGGATATAGTTTAtgaaaaaacattaaaatttgGTTTATAAAAGTGTACTAAGAGTACATTGTAGGGTATTAACAACCTTTAAACAGTGAGGAACATCATTCGCATGCATGTTTTCTAACTTGTAGCGTTGTGCCAACGAGCACCAAAAAGTAATTGCCCATAAAATGTTAAAGTTAACTAAATACAATACACAAATATCtacattttgttttattgggTGGAGATAGAAAAGCACACTCTTTTTTGGATTGAAATATAGGCACAAAAGACAATCAATCCAGACAAAcacttgattttattttattttaaaacaagGCAGGCAAATTTATGTAGTGGGCAAATGTGATTGTTTAGCctcattttttgaattttcaaatcCGATATTTCAAACAATTTGATTCGATTTTGATTTTCAGTTTTATTGTTGGCAAAAATAAAAATCGAAATCCCTAAATTCAAGCCTATTTGTAGTGGCAAGTAGTCaagaatttctaaaattaaGTTTACGCGACTCGGAGTAATGCCCTAAATCATCAGTCTTGaggatttttttcattttttaccctAGCGTGgaggaagaataaaataaattctccCCACCGTATTTCAATtaaaggaagaagaaaaggagaaaatagGAAGTGGTCTGTCGTTGAAATGTTATTATCAACAGCATTTCACTGAATTGGTGgcatcacacacacacaaacagtAGAGTTGGTGTAGTAAACAAAATTCATTGAAACAAGAAACAGGAAACAAAATTAAGCAGCATCACTTAGACAAAGAGTAGCTGCATAAAGGAGATGAAAGCAAAGAGTTGTTACTCATCTACTCACTACCCCTGGCATCAAACTGCCATTAGCATCAAAGCTTTTGCTTATTTTTTCATAAACGAAATCTCTCAACTATTATACTACCTCGTCATAGTCTGTTTTCACCTCTAGTTAGCATAACAAAACTCACTTCATGCCTCCAACACTAATCAGAGGAGAGCACCCAAAACAACGTTGTTTCAATGGCCACGAGCAACATATGCAAGGGACAATGCAGCCAAGAGCGTGGTGGCCGATGACAACATAGTCCAAAAGCTCTTCTTCTTCTGCTCGTCCATCACACTGCTCCGCAGCACctccaactgcctattcatctcctccatcttACCAGCTTTGCTCTTGAAAGCATTCTTTATCGCCTCCATTTCCACTGCGTGCACCTTCAACGCCTCACCATTAACGTGCACGTTGCCAACTTCGCCCTCACACTTCTCTTTCGAGCAGAAAGCGGATGTGCCCTTCAGCATATTCAACACTAGCTCTGAGTTGGAATCTGCTGTCGCTGCCTTACACTTCATTGAATCAAATTCAGCCTGCAATTTAGCAATGGTTTCTTGTAGAGAAGCAATCTCCTCCCTCAGCATTCCACATCGGCTTTCCAACTCCACTTTCTCACTCAAGATTGCGGCCTTCTCTGTCTTCACCTCCCCACTAGCCCTGTGGCTTTCCTCGATTCTTTTCTCCGTTTCTTCAATCTTAGCCTTCAATTTCAGAGCATTCTGCTTCTCCTCATCGAGGCAACGCTCCACTCCTTCCCTTTCAACATAAACCTTCTCGAGTTTACTCTTGTACTCACCAACTTGAGATTCTAAGTTCCTTATCTTGTCAACATAAGCCACATTCGATCCCCCCAACTTGACAACAGCATCCCTTAGTCCATCTACATGGCTTTCCAACTCTCTAACTTGGCCCACCACACTACTTTTTTCCTCCAAAATCGCAATCTTCTCATTAGCCAAGCCCTCCAATTCAAGACTCCTCTCAGCTACATTCTTACGCGCATCATTCAATTCCTTTTCAATTACACCTTTCTCCGCAGCCAACTCCTTATACCTCTTCTCACTCAACTTCACCTCCCCAACCAATCGATCAGTATCCTTCCACATCTCACTAAGCTTCGTCTCACCATCAGCACACTTCTTATCCAATTCGGCCACCATCTTCTGCAGCTTCGCCTCCTCTTTCTTCAAGCCAGCCACCATCTTGTTGATTCCGGTCACAACATTCTCCAACTCTTGTCTTTTGCCAATCTCCCCATTCTTCTCCTTCTCAACCTCTTCTTTTTCCCAAACAATCACACTGATTTCATCCTTCATCTTCTCTATAAGCTTATTCGACTCCATCAAATCCCTCACCGACATATCCTTCTCTTCCATCAGAAATTTGATCCGCGTTGCCATTCCTTCTTTCTCACTCACTAGAGCATTGTAGGCAGTTCGTGATTCTTCAATCTCCCTCTCGAAATCCCTAATTTTTTCACTCAATTCAGCCAGATTCGTCCTCAACACTAAATCCTCCTTAATATGCCGATTCAGGTTAGCTTCAAAAACATCCCTCTCCACACGAACTCGCTTTGAAGCCTCTCTCTCAGCCCCCAATGCACCTTCACTCTCACTCAACGCTCCATTCAGCCTCGCAATCGTACTCGCTCTATCCCCGAcctctctctccttctctctcaaTTCCATCTCCAATCTCTTCATTTCCCTAACAAACTCCTCCCCTTTCACACCAAtctgattatctatgtaaaCTGCCACAACTCTCCTTTCAACTTCGAGCTCCGCCACCCGGTCGACAAGCTGAGCCAACTCGGAGCCCAAAGTCTCCTTCTCCGAGTTCGACTGAGTCAGCTCCGTCTCCAGAGAGCCTTTGGACTGGAGAAGGGAGTCCACCTGCTGGCGGCGCTCAACCGCCTCCTTGAGCAGCATCTGATTCAGAGATTTGAGGCTCTCGAGCTTCTCCGAATCAACGGTAGACGGCGGCGGCAAGTCCATCGAGTGAGACTTCACCGTTTCGTCCTGCTTCACGTTGTTGGCATTGGACGCTTTCTTCTTCGCCATCTGGGTTTTCCTTTAACGGCAAATAATTTGCCCTAATTTTTGGTGGTGGAAAAAAGGATTGAAGATGAAGGGTTGAGGGTTTTCGTTTAAATTTTGTGATATCGAATATAATGCCGCACGAATTGTAACCGCAATAAGAAAAAGGGGGCTGCAGACAGAGATATGAAAGAGATGGgaatcaaatttaaatttaaagtgagatatttctaaaaatagaaatattacgtttttcattttattatctACAGAATATCTCGAGTCGAAAAAAATATTTAGCTCTCAATCAAACTGACTGAGTAATGTTAGTAAACCgtatatgttttaatataaaattagcaaaaacattatttaataaatgaataGATAAAAGCAaagaaaatagaagaaaaagagaaaatagttagtcataacaaagaaaaataattaaattttatggaaattaaaataaaaaatacgaCTTCCTTTgtttcaaatattaattttttattagtcttgcaaaattaatttttttccttgGTGAGAATCATTAATGGTCCATAAATGGAGTTAGTAGGAGTATGTACCTCGAATAAAGACGAAGCTTCGTCATTTTTAGTGCCCACCCGTGGTTGGGTGCCCTAATAAATGCTTCTATGTAATTTGACCAACGCCCTTTTTTTTATTCCCCAATCacaaatttattcatttgagGCGGTTTGTATCTAAACATTACTATAAAATTatctaataattaaataatgtgaCCTCTAATACCG
This sequence is a window from Salvia splendens isolate huo1 chromosome 14, SspV2, whole genome shotgun sequence. Protein-coding genes within it:
- the LOC121763376 gene encoding myosin-2-like encodes the protein MAKKKASNANNVKQDETVKSHSMDLPPPSTVDSEKLESLKSLNQMLLKEAVERRQQVDSLLQSKGSLETELTQSNSEKETLGSELAQLVDRVAELEVERRVVAVYIDNQIGVKGEEFVREMKRLEMELREKEREVGDRASTIARLNGALSESEGALGAEREASKRVRVERDVFEANLNRHIKEDLVLRTNLAELSEKIRDFEREIEESRTAYNALVSEKEGMATRIKFLMEEKDMSVRDLMESNKLIEKMKDEISVIVWEKEEVEKEKNGEIGKRQELENVVTGINKMVAGLKKEEAKLQKMVAELDKKCADGETKLSEMWKDTDRLVGEVKLSEKRYKELAAEKGVIEKELNDARKNVAERSLELEGLANEKIAILEEKSSVVGQVRELESHVDGLRDAVVKLGGSNVAYVDKIRNLESQVGEYKSKLEKVYVEREGVERCLDEEKQNALKLKAKIEETEKRIEESHRASGEVKTEKAAILSEKVELESRCGMLREEIASLQETIAKLQAEFDSMKCKAATADSNSELVLNMLKGTSAFCSKEKCEGEVGNVHVNGEALKVHAVEMEAIKNAFKSKAGKMEEMNRQLEVLRSSVMDEQKKKSFWTMLSSATTLLAALSLAYVARGH